GCGCGGGTCTGCGGATTGCGGTGGCGCCGCAACGGGGCCACCACCTGGTCCACCAGGCCCGCCTCGCGGTCGGCCGCCGCCTTCATCAGCCGCAGATGGCGCGGCTCGATCCCGAACCGGCCCAGTTCGGACACCAGCGAGGCCACCGTCACGGCCTCGGCGTCGTACACCCCGTCCTCCAGGGGAGTGATGAGCCCGTACGACTCCCACTCCGCCAGGTCCCCCTCGGCGATGTCCGCGGCGGCCAGCAGCTCGGCCCGCCCGATCCGCGCCACCGTCGCCCGCCCCGGGGGCTCGGGCACGTCCTCCCCGGTGCGCTGGCGCCCCACCACGGGCAGCGCGACGGCCTCGCCCCGCTCCATGGCGTCCAGGTGCTCGCGGATCACCTTCAGCGGCAGATAGTGGTCCCGCTGCATCCGCAGGACGTGAGCGAGGCGCTCCACGTCCCCGGCGCTGAACTTGCGGTACCCCGAAGGGGTCCGCTGCGGCTCGATGAGACCCTCCGACTCCAGGAAACGGATC
Above is a genomic segment from Streptomyces collinus Tu 365 containing:
- a CDS encoding MerR family transcriptional regulator, which encodes MLHTPSGGARSGTAATDRGLMSIGAVLNRLREEFPEVTISKIRFLESEGLIEPQRTPSGYRKFSAGDVERLAHVLRMQRDHYLPLKVIREHLDAMERGEAVALPVVGRQRTGEDVPEPPGRATVARIGRAELLAAADIAEGDLAEWESYGLITPLEDGVYDAEAVTVASLVSELGRFGIEPRHLRLMKAAADREAGLVDQVVAPLRRHRNPQTRAHAEARAKELAALTMRLHASLVQTALGVRLP